The Equus caballus isolate H_3958 breed thoroughbred chromosome 12, TB-T2T, whole genome shotgun sequence genome contains a region encoding:
- the VPS37C gene encoding vacuolar protein sorting-associated protein 37C isoform X3, translating into MGLKMPFLRTLACWDLGPTSSPFSVAFTLDPARGIPEVQDLQLEREMALATNRSLAEQNLEFQGPLEISRSNLSDKYQELRKLVQRCQEQKAKLEKFSSALQPATLLDLLQIEGMKIEEESEAMAEKFLEGEVPLETFLENFSSMRMLSHLRRVRVEKLQEVLRKPRASQEPAGDAPPPRPPPPPRPVPQATPPLAEEHLPPPLQPSAVPPYPLPYSPSPGLPGGPTAQGALPPAPFPVVSQPSFSFSVPPYPSAQPGPRAAAGYSWSPQRSTPPRPGYPVGPSGAAGPGYPVAGSQVPSPGYPQQTPYLSTGGRPPYPTQPPLPSFPGQPRPSGPSQPPYPPGPAPPYGFPPPQGPAWPGY; encoded by the exons ATGGGACTGAAGATGCCCTTCTTAAGGACACTGGCTTGTTGGGACTTGGGGCCAACTTCATCTCCTTTTTCTGTGGCCTTCACCCTGGATCCAGCCAGAGGAATCCCCGAG GTCCAGGACCTGCAGCTGGAACGAGAGATGGCACTGGCCACCAACCGGAGCCTGGCCGAGCAGAACCTGGAGTTCCAGGGTCCCCTGGAGATCAGCCGCTCAAACCTCTCGGACAAGTACCAGGAGCTCCGGAAGCTCGTGCAGCGGTGCCAGGAGCAGAAGGCAAAGCTAG AGAAATTTTCGTCAGCACTGCAGCCGGCGACCTTGTTGGACCTTCTGCAGATCGAGGGCATGAAGATTGAAGAAGAGTCGGAG GCCATGGCTGAGAAGTTCCTGGAGGGCGAGGTGCCCCTGGAAACGTTCCTGGAGAACTTTTCATCCATGAGGATGCTGTCTCATCTGCGCCGGGTTCGCGTGGAGAAGCTCCAGGAAGTGTTGAGGAAGCCCAGAGCTTCCCAGGAGCCCGCTGGGGacgcccctcctccccgcccgcCACCCCCACCTCGCCCCGTCCCCCAGGCGACACCCCCTCTGGCCGAAGAGCACCTGCCACCGCCGCTGCAGCCATCTGCCGTGCCTCCCTACCCTTTGCCCTACAGCCCGTCTCCTGGCCTGCCCGGGGGCCCCACCGCCCAAGGCGCGCTCCCGCCGGCCCCCTTCCCTGTGGTGTCGCagccctccttctccttcagtgTGCCCCCATACCCATCAGCCCAGCCAGGACCCAGGGCTGCTGCCGGCTACTCCTGGTCCCCACAGAGGAGCACGCCGCCCCGGCCAGGGTATCCCGTGGGCCCCTCTGGTGCCGCTGGCCCCGGGTACCCGGTGGCGGGGAGCCAGGTCCCCAGTCCTGGTTATCCTCAACAGACCCCCTACCTCTCAACAGGAGGGAGACCTCCTTACCCAACGCAGCCCCCACTCCCGAGCTTCCCAGGCCAGCCCCGGCCCTCAGGCCCCTCTCAGCCGCCCTATCCCCCCGGGCCCGCCCCTCCCTATGGGTTCCCCCCACCTCAGGGTCCTGCCTGGCCTGGGTACTAG
- the VPS37C gene encoding vacuolar protein sorting-associated protein 37C isoform X1 encodes MEVRTWGEVLDPEGKMETLKDKTLEELEEMQNDPEAIDRLAQESPEVQDLQLEREMALATNRSLAEQNLEFQGPLEISRSNLSDKYQELRKLVQRCQEQKAKLEKFSSALQPATLLDLLQIEGMKIEEESEAMAEKFLEGEVPLETFLENFSSMRMLSHLRRVRVEKLQEVLRKPRASQEPAGDAPPPRPPPPPRPVPQATPPLAEEHLPPPLQPSAVPPYPLPYSPSPGLPGGPTAQGALPPAPFPVVSQPSFSFSVPPYPSAQPGPRAAAGYSWSPQRSTPPRPGYPVGPSGAAGPGYPVAGSQVPSPGYPQQTPYLSTGGRPPYPTQPPLPSFPGQPRPSGPSQPPYPPGPAPPYGFPPPQGPAWPGY; translated from the exons GGAAAGATGGAGACGCTGAAAGATAAGaccctggaggagctggaggagatgCAGAATGACCCGGAGGCCATTGACCGGCTGGCCCAGGAGTCCCCAGAG GTCCAGGACCTGCAGCTGGAACGAGAGATGGCACTGGCCACCAACCGGAGCCTGGCCGAGCAGAACCTGGAGTTCCAGGGTCCCCTGGAGATCAGCCGCTCAAACCTCTCGGACAAGTACCAGGAGCTCCGGAAGCTCGTGCAGCGGTGCCAGGAGCAGAAGGCAAAGCTAG AGAAATTTTCGTCAGCACTGCAGCCGGCGACCTTGTTGGACCTTCTGCAGATCGAGGGCATGAAGATTGAAGAAGAGTCGGAG GCCATGGCTGAGAAGTTCCTGGAGGGCGAGGTGCCCCTGGAAACGTTCCTGGAGAACTTTTCATCCATGAGGATGCTGTCTCATCTGCGCCGGGTTCGCGTGGAGAAGCTCCAGGAAGTGTTGAGGAAGCCCAGAGCTTCCCAGGAGCCCGCTGGGGacgcccctcctccccgcccgcCACCCCCACCTCGCCCCGTCCCCCAGGCGACACCCCCTCTGGCCGAAGAGCACCTGCCACCGCCGCTGCAGCCATCTGCCGTGCCTCCCTACCCTTTGCCCTACAGCCCGTCTCCTGGCCTGCCCGGGGGCCCCACCGCCCAAGGCGCGCTCCCGCCGGCCCCCTTCCCTGTGGTGTCGCagccctccttctccttcagtgTGCCCCCATACCCATCAGCCCAGCCAGGACCCAGGGCTGCTGCCGGCTACTCCTGGTCCCCACAGAGGAGCACGCCGCCCCGGCCAGGGTATCCCGTGGGCCCCTCTGGTGCCGCTGGCCCCGGGTACCCGGTGGCGGGGAGCCAGGTCCCCAGTCCTGGTTATCCTCAACAGACCCCCTACCTCTCAACAGGAGGGAGACCTCCTTACCCAACGCAGCCCCCACTCCCGAGCTTCCCAGGCCAGCCCCGGCCCTCAGGCCCCTCTCAGCCGCCCTATCCCCCCGGGCCCGCCCCTCCCTATGGGTTCCCCCCACCTCAGGGTCCTGCCTGGCCTGGGTACTAG
- the VPS37C gene encoding vacuolar protein sorting-associated protein 37C isoform X4, which translates to METLKDKTLEELEEMQNDPEAIDRLAQESPEVQDLQLEREMALATNRSLAEQNLEFQGPLEISRSNLSDKYQELRKLVQRCQEQKAKLEKFSSALQPATLLDLLQIEGMKIEEESEAMAEKFLEGEVPLETFLENFSSMRMLSHLRRVRVEKLQEVLRKPRASQEPAGDAPPPRPPPPPRPVPQATPPLAEEHLPPPLQPSAVPPYPLPYSPSPGLPGGPTAQGALPPAPFPVVSQPSFSFSVPPYPSAQPGPRAAAGYSWSPQRSTPPRPGYPVGPSGAAGPGYPVAGSQVPSPGYPQQTPYLSTGGRPPYPTQPPLPSFPGQPRPSGPSQPPYPPGPAPPYGFPPPQGPAWPGY; encoded by the exons ATGGAGACGCTGAAAGATAAGaccctggaggagctggaggagatgCAGAATGACCCGGAGGCCATTGACCGGCTGGCCCAGGAGTCCCCAGAG GTCCAGGACCTGCAGCTGGAACGAGAGATGGCACTGGCCACCAACCGGAGCCTGGCCGAGCAGAACCTGGAGTTCCAGGGTCCCCTGGAGATCAGCCGCTCAAACCTCTCGGACAAGTACCAGGAGCTCCGGAAGCTCGTGCAGCGGTGCCAGGAGCAGAAGGCAAAGCTAG AGAAATTTTCGTCAGCACTGCAGCCGGCGACCTTGTTGGACCTTCTGCAGATCGAGGGCATGAAGATTGAAGAAGAGTCGGAG GCCATGGCTGAGAAGTTCCTGGAGGGCGAGGTGCCCCTGGAAACGTTCCTGGAGAACTTTTCATCCATGAGGATGCTGTCTCATCTGCGCCGGGTTCGCGTGGAGAAGCTCCAGGAAGTGTTGAGGAAGCCCAGAGCTTCCCAGGAGCCCGCTGGGGacgcccctcctccccgcccgcCACCCCCACCTCGCCCCGTCCCCCAGGCGACACCCCCTCTGGCCGAAGAGCACCTGCCACCGCCGCTGCAGCCATCTGCCGTGCCTCCCTACCCTTTGCCCTACAGCCCGTCTCCTGGCCTGCCCGGGGGCCCCACCGCCCAAGGCGCGCTCCCGCCGGCCCCCTTCCCTGTGGTGTCGCagccctccttctccttcagtgTGCCCCCATACCCATCAGCCCAGCCAGGACCCAGGGCTGCTGCCGGCTACTCCTGGTCCCCACAGAGGAGCACGCCGCCCCGGCCAGGGTATCCCGTGGGCCCCTCTGGTGCCGCTGGCCCCGGGTACCCGGTGGCGGGGAGCCAGGTCCCCAGTCCTGGTTATCCTCAACAGACCCCCTACCTCTCAACAGGAGGGAGACCTCCTTACCCAACGCAGCCCCCACTCCCGAGCTTCCCAGGCCAGCCCCGGCCCTCAGGCCCCTCTCAGCCGCCCTATCCCCCCGGGCCCGCCCCTCCCTATGGGTTCCCCCCACCTCAGGGTCCTGCCTGGCCTGGGTACTAG
- the VPS37C gene encoding vacuolar protein sorting-associated protein 37C isoform X2 — protein sequence MLPPDSQGKMETLKDKTLEELEEMQNDPEAIDRLAQESPEVQDLQLEREMALATNRSLAEQNLEFQGPLEISRSNLSDKYQELRKLVQRCQEQKAKLEKFSSALQPATLLDLLQIEGMKIEEESEAMAEKFLEGEVPLETFLENFSSMRMLSHLRRVRVEKLQEVLRKPRASQEPAGDAPPPRPPPPPRPVPQATPPLAEEHLPPPLQPSAVPPYPLPYSPSPGLPGGPTAQGALPPAPFPVVSQPSFSFSVPPYPSAQPGPRAAAGYSWSPQRSTPPRPGYPVGPSGAAGPGYPVAGSQVPSPGYPQQTPYLSTGGRPPYPTQPPLPSFPGQPRPSGPSQPPYPPGPAPPYGFPPPQGPAWPGY from the exons GGAAAGATGGAGACGCTGAAAGATAAGaccctggaggagctggaggagatgCAGAATGACCCGGAGGCCATTGACCGGCTGGCCCAGGAGTCCCCAGAG GTCCAGGACCTGCAGCTGGAACGAGAGATGGCACTGGCCACCAACCGGAGCCTGGCCGAGCAGAACCTGGAGTTCCAGGGTCCCCTGGAGATCAGCCGCTCAAACCTCTCGGACAAGTACCAGGAGCTCCGGAAGCTCGTGCAGCGGTGCCAGGAGCAGAAGGCAAAGCTAG AGAAATTTTCGTCAGCACTGCAGCCGGCGACCTTGTTGGACCTTCTGCAGATCGAGGGCATGAAGATTGAAGAAGAGTCGGAG GCCATGGCTGAGAAGTTCCTGGAGGGCGAGGTGCCCCTGGAAACGTTCCTGGAGAACTTTTCATCCATGAGGATGCTGTCTCATCTGCGCCGGGTTCGCGTGGAGAAGCTCCAGGAAGTGTTGAGGAAGCCCAGAGCTTCCCAGGAGCCCGCTGGGGacgcccctcctccccgcccgcCACCCCCACCTCGCCCCGTCCCCCAGGCGACACCCCCTCTGGCCGAAGAGCACCTGCCACCGCCGCTGCAGCCATCTGCCGTGCCTCCCTACCCTTTGCCCTACAGCCCGTCTCCTGGCCTGCCCGGGGGCCCCACCGCCCAAGGCGCGCTCCCGCCGGCCCCCTTCCCTGTGGTGTCGCagccctccttctccttcagtgTGCCCCCATACCCATCAGCCCAGCCAGGACCCAGGGCTGCTGCCGGCTACTCCTGGTCCCCACAGAGGAGCACGCCGCCCCGGCCAGGGTATCCCGTGGGCCCCTCTGGTGCCGCTGGCCCCGGGTACCCGGTGGCGGGGAGCCAGGTCCCCAGTCCTGGTTATCCTCAACAGACCCCCTACCTCTCAACAGGAGGGAGACCTCCTTACCCAACGCAGCCCCCACTCCCGAGCTTCCCAGGCCAGCCCCGGCCCTCAGGCCCCTCTCAGCCGCCCTATCCCCCCGGGCCCGCCCCTCCCTATGGGTTCCCCCCACCTCAGGGTCCTGCCTGGCCTGGGTACTAG